TTGATTACAGTAGTACTCTTTTGAGAGATTTCATTTGATTATTAAGCCTGTTAAAATTGCTGTTTCCAGAAATCAGAGCAGGATAGAGATGGTATTCCTATGCCTATTGTTCTGATAGATCAAGATTCTGACTCTGATGCAACAATAGTACAAGTTAGCTTTGGCGATCGTCTTGGTGCTCTCATTGACACGGTGAAGTCACCATCCTTTGTCTGCCTGTCATcacgtttctttttctttttgtgccaGTTTTATTATTTGGTATTCGTTATatagttgtttttgaaatatttgaaagtagTTCATGAGGTATCTTTTGTATCAAGTGGAAGGGGGTAGGGAAAGTTAGGAGACTCAAGTCTTTGTAAGTTATTGTAAGCCATCTATAACCTTTTCAGATTTATGGCATCAGgtcttttggaaatttttagataCTGTGGACCTCATCTTTTTATCAAACTCCTCAGTGTACCTTTTTGTAAGAGGTACTGACTTGTAAGATATTGTATGTCATGTTTCCTCCTGTATAGACTAGATGTGATGGAGCCTGAGGTAATACTCTTCCAGTTAGACCACAAATATCTGCCTTTCTGTATCCTTATGCTCATTTAACCCATGGTTTTTAGTTAGCCCAACTGTGTGAGATTTTTTACGATGCTAGATATTCAGATTTTTTATGGGGACTTGCTGCTTAAGATTAATGCCTTTTTCACTTTCCTAATCTTTTCAAATATGTCATCTTGGATATTTTTCATCTTTAAGTAAGTTTATATAACATGCAGTCTTGGTTTTCTCTGGAGCAGATGAAGGCACTAAAAGATCTTGGTTTGGATGTTGTGAAAGGAACTGTCAACACTGAGGCCTCAGTGAtagaaacaaaatttttcatcATGCGTCTGTAAGGAACTATTTAGTTGCTTTTCGAAATTGATGGAAAGTTCTCACTATTTGGTTGCTGTTTCCGATGCTGCTTGTGGTCTTATAAGTAGACTAGATTCCCTGTTCCTGCTGCTATGAAGAATGGCACGATAGTTGTGTAACTATGCTGATGggttttgaaaatatttcttatGGTTGATGATGCAAAATTCACCTTTTTGTCATCTGATTCTGGTGTTGGCATAAAGATAATTCACATTAGTTTACTTGGTAAAAGATTTCAGTTTCTTAAGGAAACAATATGTCTAAACTACTTGTATTAAATTTGTATTAAATTCCAGAAAGAACTCAATCTGATTTTTGAGATTGCCATCTGTTGAGAAAAGAATTATTCACGGGCAAATAAAAGTTCGATAGATAAATAAATGGAATTCAGCTTAATAGGTTAAtctgaaaagaaaaagcaatcttGAAGCATTGCCAACAATTATTCACAAACTTTTTTGGTGCTCCAACCCACTAGGAGTACCTTCATGAATGAATGTTGGACAGATATTTGAATGCTCACTGGTTTTAGCGGGAAGTTTGCCACAGACATTATCAAATAGCGCCCTTTGATGAGAGGTATGAGCAAGAAGCTTTGAGAAAGCTGGTGTTTTCTGAATTATATCAAGCTAGTAAGCCAATCATGGGTATTTGAAGTGGAGTATCCAGGAAAAAGCAGAACATCTGATGGAAGAACAGGGAATCCTTTTGAACAACCCATTCTAATAGGAAAGCCTTGTATCTTAAATAATTCATCAAGTTGATGATAAAATTCATGGATGTTGAAGTGGACATTATGCATTTGTTACACAGCAACCCCTTAAGTTGTCGTGTGTCTGCTGGAGGTTACCTTTTGCATGCATGTATTAATTCTAATTCAGATATCAGATGTGCcatatccctttttttttggaatggTTTACAATAActctcatattagggcaagtggaCGCAAAGTTGAAGATCCTGATCTTCTGGAGAGAATTCGTCTTACCATTATCAACAACCTGCTGAAGTATCATCCAGTATGTTTCTATTGCTAATGTACTCATATTTGGACACCATTTAATAGTTTTCCAGGATTTTCACGtgcttattcattttttattgtgTACTTTCCTATCTCTTAAGGTTGTTTTTGTTCCTTATACTATTTAACTCTTTCCTTCATCTCGATGATATGTACATATCAGGAGTCTAGTGAGCGTCTTGCAATGGGTGAGGCTTTCGGAATAAAAGCACCGGCAAAGAAGGTAATTCCCTTTCCCTATCTATCCTAGTCAATCTGATTTCCGTGTCTCTTTTAAATTTCCTTATATTTAATTATCAAAATAGAACACAAATTTCCTTATATTTAATGATCAAAATAAAATACATAATCCTGGTTGATGATTCATTGTAACTGATTAGGAATTTCTTCCATAGAACTTGCTTTTGCAATCAATACTGCCCACCCATATTTTTTCTACTACCTCAATCATATGTACATTGGTCCTTTGGGGTCTGTTGATTTGctcactaattttttttaattacactTGGATGCAATTTTAAACAAAGAATTTCTACGTAATGCAAAGGCAGTTAGTCATTCATAAGAGTAATGTGTTCCACGGTACAATGAAGTTTTTCCATTCTTTCCTAATCAGTGATTGCTTGAGGGCCTAGTAACTTTGCCAGATGAAGAACCAATAGTTACTCTCTCTAGTTGATAAAATTGCATATTAAATATGAGTGTTGCTTCCTTCCTGTAACAATCAAACCTTCCTTCAGATTATTGAAAGCTTAGTTTTGGCTGGAGATTTTAGTTTATAGTGCTTGGTACATCAACATATTCTACTCGAAAGATTTCCTTTTGACCAGTTGGCCATATCCTCTTGTTGATTGCTGTATACGGTGATGCTTATGCATTCCAATCATGGTTTGGTTTCTCAATAATTGTTCATGACTAGGTAGATGGAAACGTGCCTAGGTGAAAATGagtgttgaattttttttttttttggaacttaCTACCTTGTAAACTTTTGACTTTTTCCTGTCAAAATGGCAGCTTGATGTTGATATTGCTACTCATATACATGTCAAGGATGATGGACCTGCAAGGAGGTGTGCATTTTTGCAGCTTGAGTTCTTTATATGCATGTGCCCCAAGTTATTAACTGGCTTTCAAACTAATACTAAGTGTTGGGTAGCTTTTTCCGAGTACAGTTCTGTGGCATCTCAGACTGAACTCATTTGTTTGCTTTTGTCTTGTGGTTTCAGCTTACTTTATATTGAAACAGCTGATCGGCCTGGGCTGCTCTTAGAGATGATCAAAATTATGGCTGACATCAATGTTAATGTGGAATCTGCTGAAATTGAAACAGAAGTATGCCCTCCCTGCCCCCCCTCTCCCTGAGTTGTTGTCTGAGTGAACATCTGTTGTTATATTTTGGCGTCAACTAATACTTACTAATTTTTAGGGTCTAGTAGCAAAGGACAAGTTTCATGTCAGTTACAGAGGGCAAGCATTGAACAATTCCTTGTCTCAGGTAATTGAAATCTGCTTTAGTTTTTTAGTCTCTGCACGCGCACGTGTGTGCATGTGTGGGCATGcatgaaaacaaaacaaaaggggtCACATGCATACAAATGCTCTTTAATATTGTCAATTGATAGTCCGACTAGAATTTCTACTACTTAGAGTGTCCTGGGTACTACCATCCTGTTGAAGTCCCCTTTTGTATTTGACAACTGATTCATCTTTGGTGTTCCCTTTAAGCccaaatattataaatataatccTGGGTGTTTTTGTTCTTTGATTACAGGTTTATTGCACTAGTCCAGAACAGAAAGATAACTAAGAGTTCGAGTGCTATTTACTGATTAGTCCTTGATGAACTTGCACGTTTTTTCCTTGGAAACTTGCAGCTGAAATGGTTCAATAAAATTTATGTTTTGCCTGAATAATCCTATAGTTAAGGTGAAGAGCCTTTgagatttactcataaaataAGGGAAGTGGCATTTCTTGATCTAGAGGCATGTCTTGGGATCTTAGGCAAGATAACATGTGTTTCAATTAGCAAAGTCAAAAGACCCACTCAATTGGTGAATAGGGGGCTGATGTTGAGAGTTTCCAATGAGCAGAACTTCTTTCTATGTTTTGCCAATGATCCTTTTGTTTAAGCATGTGTTCCTTGCATGTTAAACTTGCACTTCTCTGTAGTTACAATTTGAACCTGCAGGTGCTAACTAATTGCCTGCGTTACTACCTCCGGAGGCCAGAAACTGATGAAGATAGTTACTAAATGGTATCTTCACTGTATACTCACTGTACAAACCTTTGCGCTGCCTCAATGGAAGGGCTTGAGTTACTATTGCATTATGATATATCAGGAAATTGAGCTCACATTCCTTGCCATTTTTTAGGGTGTATTTGCAACATTGTTACCATTGAAAAGATGTCATCATTCTATTAGAAAACTAATTTTCCATTATTATGTCAAATTGAGGAACAGGCCATGTGAAGAGTTTAAACCTTTTTGCTTCTCATATGACAAACTTCCTGGACATGTCTTGGGGGCAGTTAGCTTTTGTTAGTGCCATCCCGACGGTTCACTCGGAAAATTTGTGTTTTTTGGCATGAATGCTACGTGCTTTCCTCCAACCTGTAAAGGTTTGAGGCCGAAAACCTTCCAGATCCCAACATGCTACTCCACAGCGTTGAGCCTCCAACTTGACATGAGGCAAGGGGAGAATGGTTTTTTTCCCGTCACGTGTCTCCATTTTATCATCAATTTCTTTTACGCAACTCAGATTTGGAGCAATATAATAAACAAGTCAAATTAAGCAATTCCTAAAGTTCAATATTAGAAATATGGAGGTACAGTGGGAAAGGCACTCTGGCTCCCAGATGTACACAGAATTAGCTcataatgcattttgaaaaccAGTCAAATTTAAATATAAGAAGATTCAAGATTGTCGATTTATCAACTACTCGGTTAACTACCAAAGCTTTCAGGCCTTGATTTTGGCTGCGAGCTTGGAAATTGCTCCTCAAGGCATGCAACACTTCTAAAACTCAAAATTCCCTTTTTAATGCCTAAAGTGCCTCACATTGGTGAAAAGCAGGGATACTCCGTATTTCTTACAGCAGTCGATAGCATCGACATCTCTGATGCTACCTCCAGGCTCCGCAATGACGCTTATCCCACTTTGACATGCTTCTTCAACAGCATCGTTCCAGGCTGTTCACAAAAGAAAACTTTAGAAAGATAGGGGTAGGTAACCAGTTGTCTATGATTTGATTTGGCTTATCCTTCAGTCTTATGTTCTGCTACCACTTGGAACTTTTTCATGTCAAGAAGTCCCTTCAGTGGTGCAGACCTATTACCTTTCTcaatccaaaaataaaaataagtaaattaataaataaaccTCTCCCTGACATTTTGTCTTTAATCCCACCTCAAACTGAACTCAGCCAGGTAAATAAACCAAAATCCAATATTGGTTCATTAAGGTAATGAAATGTTTACCAAATGGAAAGAAAGCATCACTAGCCAAAGCAGCTCCCTTGACTTCATCCCCAGCTTTCCTTAAAGCTATCCTGAAGCTTTCCAACCTGTTTGGTTGCCCGCTTCCCATACCTAACATGCAATTGTCCTGCCAAGCAAGGAGTAGGGTCAAAAACAAATCATCTGAATCTAGACATTTTTTACCACCTGTATTCTTTTTATTTCCTTACTTGGGGGAAATGTTGTTTATGTTCAGCTAGATTAAACTCACCTTTGCAATGACAATGGCATTACTCTTGACATGCTTCGCACAGAGCCATGCAAACCGTGCATCAGAAAGCTCACTTTCTTGTGGAGCCTTATCAGAGACTGATTTGAATTCGATATCTTCAGAAACTAAATCATCTGAATCCTGAGCTAACCAACCCCCACCAACTTGCCTGAGCGAGAGTTTTCCTTTACTATTTTTACTTGCCTCAAGTATTCTCAAAGCCTTGGATTTTCCACGAAGAACCTCTAGCCCCTTTTTGGTATACTTGGGTGCAACAACAATCTCATAAAACATTCGAGTTTCATTGTCAGTTGGGCTTCTAAATTCTCGAATGTCCTTAGCCAGCACCTAAGGAGACAATTTTCAAGAACTTGAGCAGTTAAAAATGGATTTCAGTTGTTCCAAATGAAAAACAGCTAACATTATATCAAGATCATTGTAGAGCACATTGTGCAATGGTTAAGCACAGGCACCACATTTCATCACTCAGATTAGAAGTTAAAATTTGAAGACAAAACATTCCCCTAACTGGGCTAGggcctgaaaaaaaaaatagcacagAACTTCAATGTCAACACCATGAAGAAGACATGAAAATTACCTCATCAACTTCCACATTAAAGGCTACAATACCACCAAAAGCGCTCACTGGATCTGCTTTCACCGCCAGTCTATATGCTTCAACAATATCATCACGTGAAGCAACTCCACAAGGATTTGTGTGTTTCACAATGACACAAGTAGGTCTATTAAATTCACACACGCAATTCCACGCTGCATCTGCATCTAAATAGTTATTATATGACATCTCCTGTACCAAAGGATACAAAAGCAATCTGAGTCTGATACAAAGTTCAAATTATAAAAAATCTCTTACTCAATGTAAAGCTCAAAAATAGGAATTTAACACAGTAAATGGAAGTAATTCCAGATTTAGCTAAAAAGAGAGAttcaataagtttgaaaaatggaAGCATAACACAAGCAGACTCGCTCAGGAAAATTGAAAACACACTAATTAAAATGATAAGACATCATTTAGAAGACAGCAAGCATTTCTTTCATCTGGAGAAAATGTACAAGGTTATTAATTTGCAGCGTTATGGTAAAATGTCTATAAAAGGAT
This portion of the Coffea arabica cultivar ET-39 chromosome 2e, Coffea Arabica ET-39 HiFi, whole genome shotgun sequence genome encodes:
- the LOC113730667 gene encoding ACT domain-containing protein ACR12 isoform X4 — its product is MAIANAFFSPAAAATLAPVRSKLSHSDCDFSAPHLNLSFSTSSSKLTRGLFHSGITTKKNISCASIDGVESVSSASLKSEQDRDGIPMPIVLIDQDSDSDATIVQVSFGDRLGALIDTMKALKDLGLDVVKGTVNTEASVIETKFFIMRLASGRKVEDPDLLERIRLTIINNLLKYHPESSERLAMGEAFGIKAPAKKLDVDIATHIHVKDDGPARSLLYIETADRPGLLLEMIKIMADINVNVESAEIETEGLVAKDKFHVSYRGQALNNSLSQVYCTSPEQKDN
- the LOC113730667 gene encoding ACT domain-containing protein ACR12 isoform X2; this translates as MAIANAFFSPAAAATLAPVRSKLSHSDCDFSAPHLNLSFSTSSSKLTRGLFHSGITTKKNISCASIDGVESVSSASLKSEQDRDGIPMPIVLIDQDSDSDATIVQVSFGDRLGALIDTMKALKDLGLDVVKGTVNTEASVIETKFFIMRLASGRKVEDPDLLERIRLTIINNLLKYHPESSERLAMGEAFGIKAPAKKLDVDIATHIHVKDDGPARSLLYIETADRPGLLLEMIKIMADINVNVESAEIETEGLVAKDKFHVSYRGQALNNSLSQVLTNCLRYYLRRPETDEDSY
- the LOC113730667 gene encoding ACT domain-containing protein ACR12 isoform X1, with product MAIANAFFSPAAAATLAPVRSKLSHSDCDFSAPHLNLSFSTSSSKLTRGLFHSGITTKKNISCASIDGVESVSSASLKSEQDRDGIPMPIVLIDQDSDSDATIVQVSFGDRLGALIDTSWFSLEQMKALKDLGLDVVKGTVNTEASVIETKFFIMRLASGRKVEDPDLLERIRLTIINNLLKYHPESSERLAMGEAFGIKAPAKKLDVDIATHIHVKDDGPARSLLYIETADRPGLLLEMIKIMADINVNVESAEIETEGLVAKDKFHVSYRGQALNNSLSQVLTNCLRYYLRRPETDEDSY
- the LOC113730668 gene encoding uncharacterized protein isoform X2, with translation MAEAGALSAPTTPTTPARGRKHALISLSDKTDVTVLSSRLQELGYTIISTGGTASALESDGLSVTKVEDLTGFPEMLDGRVKTLHPSIHGGILARRDLAHHMEALDKHKIGTIDVVVVNLYPFYEKVSSSSGISFEDAIENIDIGGPTMIRAAAKNHKDVLVVVDPEDYPALLEFLRGKQDNQQFRRKLAQKAFQHVASYDTAVSEWLWKQTSEDKFPPNMTASLSLKNALRYGENPHQKAAFYVDKSLAEVNGGGIATAIQHHGKEMSYNNYLDADAAWNCVCEFNRPTCVIVKHTNPCGVASRDDIVEAYRLAVKADPVSAFGGIVAFNVEVDEVLAKDIREFRSPTDNETRMFYEIVVAPKYTKKGLEVLRGKSKALRILEASKNSKGKLSLRQVGGGWLAQDSDDLVSEDIEFKSVSDKAPQESELSDARFAWLCAKHVKSNAIVIAKDNCMLGMGSGQPNRLESFRIALRKAGDEVKGAALASDAFFPFAWNDAVEEACQSGISVIAEPGGSIRDVDAIDCCKKYGVSLLFTNVRHFRH
- the LOC113730667 gene encoding ACT domain-containing protein ACR12 isoform X3, with the protein product MAIANAFFSPAAAATLAPVRSKLSHSDCDFSAPHLNLSFSTSSSKLTRGLFHSGITTKKNISCASIDGVESVSSASLKSEQDRDGIPMPIVLIDQDSDSDATIVQVSFGDRLGALIDTSWFSLEQMKALKDLGLDVVKGTVNTEASVIETKFFIMRLASGRKVEDPDLLERIRLTIINNLLKYHPESSERLAMGEAFGIKAPAKKLDVDIATHIHVKDDGPARSLLYIETADRPGLLLEMIKIMADINVNVESAEIETEGLVAKDKFHVSYRGQALNNSLSQVYCTSPEQKDN